Proteins from a genomic interval of Xiphias gladius isolate SHS-SW01 ecotype Sanya breed wild chromosome 23, ASM1685928v1, whole genome shotgun sequence:
- the eef1g gene encoding elongation factor 1-gamma, whose amino-acid sequence MSAPSFFLSLVLKMAAGTLYTYPENWRAFKAQIAAQYSGARLKVASNPPAFTFGQTNRTPAFITNFPLGKVPAYQGDDGFCLFESNAIAHYLSNDALRGATPQAAAQVLQWVSFADSEIIPPASSWVFPTLGIMQFNKQATEQAKEDVKRALTVLNQHLNTRTFLVGERVSLADITVVCSMLWLYKQVLEPSFRQPYLNVTRWFVTCVNQPQFKAVLGEVKLCEKMAQFDAKKFAEMQPKKEAPPKKEKGGKEAAKPQEKKEKKKEEKKPVAEEEMDDCDAVLAAEPKAKDPFAHLPKSTFVMDEFKRKYSNEDTLTVALPHFWEQFDREGYSIWYSQYKYPEELTLTFKSCNLITGMFQRLDKLRKNAFASVILFGTNNDSSISGIWIFRGQDLAFTLSEDWQIDYESYDWRKLDPDSEECKTMVKEYFAWEGDFKHMGKAFNQGKIFK is encoded by the exons ATGAGCGCGCCctcgttctttctttctctcgtCCTGAAGATGGCGGCAGGG ACTCTGTACACGTACCCAGAGAACTGGCGGGCCTTCAAGGCCCAGATTGCAGCCCAGTACAGTGGTGCTCGCCTCAAAGTTGCCAGCAACCCCCCTGCCTTCACCTTCGGGCAGACGAACCGTACTCCTGCCTTCATTACCAACTTCCCTCTGGGCAAG GTACCAGCCTACCAGGGAGATGACGGCTTCTGTCTGTTTGAGAGTAATGCCATTGCTCACTACC TGAGCAATGATGCCCTGCGGGGTGCCACTCCCCAGGCTGCAGCCCAGGTGCTGCAGTGGGTGAGCTTTGCTGACTCAGAGATCATCCCTCCAGCCAGTTCATGGGTCTTCCCCACTCTGGGAATCATGCAGTTCAACAAGCAG GCCACAGAGCAAGCCAAGGAGGATGTGAAAAGGGCCCTTACGGTGCTGAATCAGCACCTGAACACCCGTACCTTCCTTGTGGGAGAGAGGGTCAGCCTTGCTGACATCACCGTGGTCTGCTCCATGCTCTGGCTCTACAAACAG GTCCTTGAGCCTTCTTTCCGTCAGCCATACCTCAATGTGACCCGCTGGTTTGTCACCTGTGTCAACCAGCCCCAGTTCAAGGCTGTCCTTGGAGAGGTCAAGCTGTGTGAAAAGATGGCCCAGTTTGATG CCAAGAAGTTTGCTGAGATGCAGCCCAAGAAAGAGGCCCCTCCtaagaaagagaagggaggaaaagaggcAGCCAAGCCccaggagaaaaaagaaaagaaaaaggaagagaagaagccTGTTGCAGAAGAGGAGATGGACGACTGTGATGCTGTTTTGGCTGCTGAGCCCAAAGCCAAGGACCCCTTTGCACACCTGCCAAAGAG caCATTTGTCATGGATGAATTCAAGAGGAAGTACTCCAACGAGGACACCCTGACAGTAGCCCTTCCCCACTTCTGGGAGCAGTTTGACCGTGAAGGATACTCCATCTGGTATAGCCAGTACAAATACCCCGAGGAGCTTACGCTTACCTTCAAGAGCTGCAACCTTATCACAG GTATGTTCCAGCGCCTTGACAAACTCAGAAAAAATGCCTTCGCTAGCGTCATCTTATTTGGCACCAACAATGACAGCAGCATCTCTGGCATCTGGATCTTCAGAGGCCAGGACCTGGCCTTCACT CTGTCTGAAGATTGGCAGATTGACTATGAATCATACGACTGGCGCAAGCTGGATCCAGACAGCGAGGAGTGCAAGACCATGGTAAAGGAGTACTTTGCCTGGGAGGGAGACTTCAAGCACATGGGTAAAGCCTTCAACCAGGGCAAGATCTTCAAGTGA
- the polr2g gene encoding DNA-directed RNA polymerase II subunit RPB7: MFYHISLEHEILLHPRYFGPNLLNTVKQKLFTEVEGTCTGKYGFVIAVTTIDNIGAGVIQPGRGFVLYPVKYKAIVFRPFKGEVVDAVVTQVNKVGLFTEIGPMSCFISRHSIPSEMEFDPNSNPPCYKTVDEDIVIQQDDEIRLKIVGTRVDKNDIFAIGSLMDDYLGLVS; this comes from the exons ATGTTTTACCAT ATTTCTCTGGAGCATGAAATCTTATTACACCCGAGGTATTTTGGTCCGAACCTCCTCAACACCGTGAAGCAGAAGCTTTTCACAGAAGTGGAGGGTACCTGCACTGGCAA GTATGGCTTCGTCATTGCTGTCACCACCATTGACAACATCGGGGCAGGTGTAATCCAGCCAGGCAGAGGGTTTGTCCTGTACCCAGTCAAATACAAGGCCATTGTGTTCCGCCCATTTAAAGGGGAAGTGGTTGATGCTGTGGTCACTCAGGTTAACAAG GTTGGATTATTCACAGAAATTGGTCCCATGTCCTGCTTCATCTCTCGCCAT TCCATCCCCTCAGAAATGGAGTTTGACCCCAATTCTAATCCTCCTTGTTATAAAACAGTAGATGAG GACATTGTAATCCAGCAAGATGATGAGATTCGGCTAAAGATTGTGGGAACAAGAGTGGACAAGAATGACATT TTTGCTATTGGATCTCTCATGGATGATTATCTGG GTCTTGTGAGCTGA
- the si:ch211-175m2.5 gene encoding uncharacterized protein si:ch211-175m2.5 produces the protein MASNLVSRLFRPPVFTQLASLRSGCVSRGKAVAGTGTRLLSSDPPPEKISRYPVPYKKDLPYDIVELMEEVESKGGFLPNVFKVLSHRPAEFRAFFAYYNELMNKETGRLTKADRELIVVATSIHNNCLYCVVSHSALHRIYSKKPTLSDQIVVNYEIAELGPRERAMLDFAMAVCRCDTITEQHFQSLEEVGFDREDAWDIAAIAAFFAMSNRLAHLTDMRPNPEFYNMGRIPRDKSKDMAEGKGK, from the exons ATGGCGAGCAACCTCGTCTCCAGGCTGTTTCGTCCTCCTGTGTTCACGCAGCTT GCGTCCCTCCGGTCGGGCTGCGTGTCGCGGGGAAAGGCGGTGGCGGGGACGGGGACCAGACTTTTGTCGAGCGACCCGCCTCCGGAGAAAATCAGTCGCTATCCAGTTCCTTACAAGAAAGACTTACCTTATGATATAGTGGAGCTGATGGAGGAAGTGGagtcaaag GGAGGCTTTTTGCCAAATGTCTTCAAAGTCCTCTCTCATAGGCCAGCAGAGTTCAGAGCTTTCTTCGCCTACTACAATGAGCTAATGAACAAggagacag GCAGATTAACCAAGGCAGATCGTGAGCTGATTGTAGTGGCAACCAGCATCCACAACAACTGCCTTTACTGTGTGGTATCCCACAGTGCATTGCACCGCATCTACTCTAAGAAACCCACTCTTTCCGATCAG ATTGTTGTTAACTATGAGATTGCCGAGCTGGGACCACGGGAGCGTGCCATGCTGGATTTTGCGATGGCTGTGTGTCGCTGCGACACCATCACAGAACAGCACTTCCAGTCTTTGGAGGAAGTGGGCTTTGACCGTGAGGATGCTTGGGACATCGCTGCCATTGCTGCCTTCTTTGCCATGTCCAACCGGCTCGCCCATCTCACCGACATGAGGCCAAACCCAGAATTTTACAATATGGGCCGTATACCACGGGACAAGAGCAAGGACATGGCAGAGGGAAAGGGCAAGTGA